The Nostoc cf. commune SO-36 genomic sequence TTTTTTAAGCTGCGGTAGCTTTGTATTTTTTTACACCGCAAGAAAGGTAAGAGAATATAATTTTACATTTCAGTGTTTTGATTTTTTGTTGTTATTAGCTAAATTTTTCTTTCATTCTCAGCTTTGCTGAAAAACCCCTGTCATGAAACAAAGGTAATATTTATTACATATTTTTTGATTAGTAGTATTGCGAAGTGTGAACTAGTACAAATAAAAATCAAGACTAAACGTAATTGCATAAAAGGAATAATTAGTTAAGATGTGGAGACTTTACTAATAATGTAAAAACTAATACTGACTTTATGAAGAATTTACAAAAAAAGAGGCGTGAATTCAGTATGTTTACGTAAAGATAGCTTGATCTAGAATGAATTTCTAAAAAGAAAAAGCATGTCAAAATTGCTGAATAAAGTCTTAAGTGCTATTTTTCAGTGTGATTGTGTGGAGTGTTTAAAAATATGGTTTCATCTATAACTCGGACATCGGGCATTGCTGGGGGTTCTGCTTCCGAAGCTGAGGGATTGGGCAAAGGCATTGAAAGCAGTTTTGGACTGAATTTAATCCCGCTACCAGCAAATCCTTTATTTGGCACAGATGGGATTCGCGGACAAGTAGGAGAATTACTGAGTGCGCCTCTAGCATTGCAAGTTGGTTTTTGGACAGGGATTGTTTTACGTAACCATGCGACTCAAGTAGGGCCAGTCATTCTCGGACAAGACTCTAGAAACTCCAGCGATATGCTGGCAATGGCTTTGAGTGCAGGGTTAACAGCAGCAGGGTTAGAGGTTTGGTATTTGGGATTATGCCCCACTCCTTGCATTGCCTATCTCACCAGCATTACTGATGCCATCGGCGGAGTGATGATTTCTGCTAGCCACAATCCCCCAGAAGACAATGGGATTAAGATTTTTGGTGCTAATGGTGGCAAGTTACCGCAAATATTGCAGGCAGAAATAGAAGCGGGACTGCGTGGCAAGATATCATCGATCGCTAAAGTCAGTAATTGCGGACGGCATTACTCACGTTTTGAGTTAGTAGGGCATTATAGTGAGGCGTTAAAAAAACCCTTGAACAGTAGCCTAAATCTTCAGGGAATGAAAATTGCTTTAGACTTGGCGTGGGGAGCAGCAGTTGGTTTAGCGCCATCAGTATTTACAGAAATGGGGGCAGAGGTAATCTGCTTGCATAACGAAGCAGATGGCGATCGCATTAA encodes the following:
- the glmM gene encoding phosphoglucosamine mutase, producing MVSSITRTSGIAGGSASEAEGLGKGIESSFGLNLIPLPANPLFGTDGIRGQVGELLSAPLALQVGFWTGIVLRNHATQVGPVILGQDSRNSSDMLAMALSAGLTAAGLEVWYLGLCPTPCIAYLTSITDAIGGVMISASHNPPEDNGIKIFGANGGKLPQILQAEIEAGLRGKISSIAKVSNCGRHYSRFELVGHYSEALKKPLNSSLNLQGMKIALDLAWGAAVGLAPSVFTEMGAEVICLHNEADGDRINVNCGSTHLDILAATVQEHNADIGFAFDGDADRVLAVDNTGRQVNGDYILYLWGRHLQQNQQLPDNLIVSTVMANLGFEKAWQQIGGNLIRTAVGDQYVQAEMLRTGGMLGGEQSGHILCRHYAVTGDGLLTALHIAALVKEAGVSLSELVDQSFQTYPQLLRNVRVVDRDRRLGWQDCQPVQQAIALAEAAMGDSGRILVRASGTEPVIRVMVEAANAELANHWTNELVSQVQQHI